A region of the Arthrobacter sp. FW306-07-I genome:
ATAAAGCCACCGAAGTGGCCCACGGCCCCTCCATGCTCGGTGCCCTTGCTGCCGTCACGTTCTTCATTGCCTAGTCCGCATCGCCGTACTTCATTCCGGCGCCGCCGCCGTTTCCGGCAGCAACCCAAGTAGTCCTCCGCGTACCTGCAAACGCCGGCTGAGTACTGGTCCGTCTTTCCGAGTACGTATTTTTTGCGTCAAAGTAAAAAGTCGAGTACTACTACGCATTGTCGCCCCATAGCCCCCGATGACAATCTCTTCTTAGCGAAGTCCAGCCGCTAAAGAGTTATGGGGGCAGCTGGAAATTCGTTGAAATCAAATAAATCCAATTTCACCGAATTAAGGAAATTAAAATGACTTCTCTCATGGTCTCAATGACTGCTTTCATCGCCGGCATCGCCGATCGTTTCAAGACCGAAGAAAAGGGTGCAACTGCTGTTGAGTACGGCCTGATGGTTGCCCTGATCGTTATCGCGGCCATCCTCGGTATCACGGCCGTCGGAGGCCAGCTGCAGGCCCTCTTTGCCGACATCGCCACCCGGCTCTAACAAGCAGGAATATATCGCCAAACCGATGGCGGCTCCCAGGCCATCTGGGAGCCGCCATTGCTTTCCCAGGACGTAAGGATCGAAGCATGCGCAAGAGGAACGAAGAGGGTGCCGCGGCCGTCGAGTTCGCACTCATACTTCCGGTGCTGTTACTCATCTTGATCGGCATCATCGAGTTCTCCTTGGCTTTCAACGCGCAGCTGTCGCTGAACCAAGCAGCTCGTGAAGGAGCTCGGTACATGGCTATCCACAACAACGCAGGTGACGCGGCTACTGCCGCCGGTAATGCTGCCGGTCGATTGGCGCCAGCTTCAGTCAGCACCACCTTCTCCTTCACAGGCGGCGGGACGACATGTGCGGCCGGCAAACAGGTCACAGCAACAACCAGTTACACGCTGACCACCGTAACGGGCTTTCTGGACGCCTTCACGGGAAACATCGCCATGACG
Encoded here:
- a CDS encoding Flp family type IVb pilin, which translates into the protein MTSLMVSMTAFIAGIADRFKTEEKGATAVEYGLMVALIVIAAILGITAVGGQLQALFADIATRL
- a CDS encoding TadE/TadG family type IV pilus assembly protein, with amino-acid sequence MRKRNEEGAAAVEFALILPVLLLILIGIIEFSLAFNAQLSLNQAAREGARYMAIHNNAGDAATAAGNAAGRLAPASVSTTFSFTGGGTTCAAGKQVTATTSYTLTTVTGFLDAFTGNIAMTGKGTMSCGG